In Alphaproteobacteria bacterium, the genomic stretch GGGCGTCCCTTGACCTGCGTCAAGGAAAGGGATCGCTATGCGAGGGGGTAGCGCGGGATCGGCCGGGCCAGCGCGCGTGGCGCGCCCTCCAGGATTCGAACCTGGGACCTACGGCTTAGAAGGCCGTTGCTCTATCCAACTGAGCTAAGGGCGCCCGCGCGTTTACCTGAAATTGTCGGCATAGCTCTTGAGCCGCGGCGTTGGCCGCTTCACTTCGTCGGCAACATAGGCATACCCCTCACGCTCCGCAAAGGCGATAGCCTCTTCCCTGCTGGGAAAGCGCAGCCTGACCTGCTGGGTCGTGTCGGCCGAACTCGTCCAGCCCATCAGCGGGTCCTGCGAACGCGGTCGCTCGGGAACGAATTCGGCCACCCAGTGACCCGTCTGGGCCTTCCCCGATTGTGTCGCCGTGCGGGCGGGTGCGTAGATATGAAGCTTCATCTTCCATTGTCCAAGACTGACCGACTCCACGTCCTGGTCGGGGCGCCCGGATTCGAACCGGGGGCCTCCTGCTCCCAAAGCAGGCGCGCTACCAGGCTGCGCCACGCCCCGTGGAGACGCGGATACGGGCGAAATCTAGGGAGTAAGCCGCCTGACGGCAACCTTCCTGATAGGCCCCGAAGGCTCGCCACCTTCCTCGCCTGCCGGACCGGCCTGAGCCCGGTTTCCAGCATCATTTTTTGCCGCTATACCAGCCCCATGAGCGAGCTTTCCGCCGATCGCCTGCAATCTCTTGCCAAGGCCCTGCTGCCGATCGTCCGCGAAGCCGGGGCCGCGATCATGGCGCATTACGGCCGGAAACCGGATATCCGGACCAAGGCGGATCAATCCCCGGTGACCGTGGCGGACCACGCCGCCAATGATCTCATCACGGCGCGACTTGCCACGCTTGCCCCGGATTTGCCGATTATCTCAGAGGAAGGGCCGCTGGATTCGACCGGCATGGATCTCGCTCAGCCCTTTTTTCTGATCGACCCTCTCGACGGAACCAAACAGTTTATCGACGAGATCCCTGAGTTTACCGTCAATGTCGCGCTGATCGAGAATCGGCTGCCGCGCTTGGGCGTCATTCAACTCCCCGCCCTCGAGGCGATCTACTGGACCGCCGGCGACGGGCACGCCTGGCGGCAGCTCGGAGATGAACCGCCCCAACCCATTCACTGCCGCAAATCTCCCGAAGGAGGGGCCACCGCCGTGGTCAGCCGCTCGCATTTCGATGACGAGACCAGGGCCTATCTTGCCCGGGCCTCAGCGACCAGCTCCGTAACGGCGGGATCATCCCTGAAATTCTGTCGGCTGGCGGAAGGTACTGCCGACATCTACCCCCGGTTCGGGCCCACATTCGAATGGGACATTGCGGCCGGTCACGCGATACTGTTGGCGGCCGGTGGCTCATTGAGCGCCTGGGATGGCGGTTCGCTGAGCTATGGCAAGCCGGGCTTCCGCAATCCGGGATTTGTTGCAACCGGACTTTAGGTTTTCCGCTTTGAGTTTTCCACTTTGGGTTTTCCGGCGAAAATTGGGGCCGGGACGATAGCGGGCTTTCCAGGGGGGCAGGAAAGACCCGCTATCTAGCGGTACCGGCCGCGGCGTCTGGGGGGAGCCGCCTCGGGGGTTGCCGGTCCGTATTCTGTCTTCAGGCCCCGCCCCGGTTTGATCATCGCACCGGGTCAACCGACAGGAATCTGCTTCACTTTCTCTTTTGCCTGGGGCGTTTTTGGAAGTCTGACCGTCAGAACTCCTTTCTTGAGTTCCGCCTTGGATTTATCGACGTCCACATCGGCCGGCAAAAGAACGGAGCGTTGAAAGGCACCAAATACGCGCTCAAGTTTCTGTATCTCCTTGTCGCCTTCCTCTCTGGTCTCCTTCTCCGTTTTTCCCCTGACCGTCAGAACGCCATCGCTGTAACTCAATTCGATGTCCTTCTCATCGACTCCCGGCAAATCCATCCTGATTTCAATCGAATCATCATCCTCGAGCATGTCCATGCGGGGAAGAAACGGGCCGGCGGCAAGCCATCCGCCCTCCTCCTCCTCCCGGCCCGGCCCGGGCGTGAATTCGTCGAACAATTGCTCCATCTGGCGGCGCAGTGCGCCGAAAGGCTGGTGTCCCCAGAACCCCGGCATAAAGTGACGAGAAGGTAGTGTTCTTTGCTCGGATCTCTTGACCATTGCTTTCTCCACTCAAAGACCGCCGTGGGAAATTGCCTCGCGGCTACTGAAGGAGACGTCAAGCCGGAGGGCTGTGTCGGATTTTGCCGGATACGGCCCTTGCGACAATGACCTAGGTCAAGGCAGAATGGCCTCGAAGCTGACGAGCAACGCAAACACCTAACACTGCAGTCACAACGGTTTCGGGAGCCGCGTTCAGATGTCCGTCGTCCTGGCCCTTGCGATCGGCGCCAAGTCAGATCGCCGCGTTATCGAAACGGCGGCCCAGCTTGCGATCAAGCTCGGTGGGGTGCTGGACGTTCTGTTCGTGCACCAGGACCCGTCCCGGACCCTTCCCTTCACGGCCGAAGGATTGAGCGGCGCGGTGATGGAAGAGGTGCAGTCCGCCGTGCTGAAGGAGAACGAAACCCGGCAGCGGATAGCGCGGGCGGCTTTCGAGGATATCCGCGACAGCATCGCCAAGGACGCGGACCTGCCTTGCGACTGGCAGGAAATCACCGGCGAAGAAGGCGAAGCGCTGGGGCACGTCGGGCTGCTTTCAGATCTCATCGTTATGGCCCAGCCCGGCCAGAACGCTGTCTCCATCGGCCAGCGCGCAAACCTCGAGGCGGCCCTGATGGATACCAAGCGCCCGGTTGTTCTCCTGCCGGCGGATCTGCAGCCGGCGAAACAACCTCACACGATCCTGGTCGCCTGGAATGAAACCCCCGAATCGGCCACGGCACTCACCAGTGCCCTGCCCCTACTTGAGGAGGCTAAAAAGGTCGTGGTCGTAACCGTCTCCAACGGCAACCGGGATATCTCCCCGGACGGACCGGTGAACTACCTCAAACGTCACGGGATAGACGCAAGCCCTGTCACCCTCAACGGTGAGCGCAGCGCGACTGAAGAGCTTTTGCTGAAGGCAATTTCCGATCATGGCGCCGATATGCTCGTGATGGGGGCCTATTCCCATAGCCGGATGCGTGAGTTCTTTTTTGGCGGGGTGACGGAGTACATGATCTCTCATGCACCGGTCCCCGTGCTGATCGCCCACTGAGTCGGCGCAACAATATCCCCTGCTATCTCTACGCATACGTTCCACGAGGGATTTAACCTTGTCCGGCAAAACCACCTTCCTGACCGATCGCCTGTACGACTGGTACCGGGCAAACACCATCCGCGAAGCTGACAGCCTGCGGGCTCTTCGGGAGAGGACCGACGACATCGAGTATTCCATGATGCAGATTTCCCCGGAACAGGGCCAGTTCATGGGGCTTCTGATGGAAATCACGGGAGCCCGGAATACGATCGAAGTCGGGACCTATACGGGTTACAGCGCGCTTGCGGTTGCGCTTGCCCTGCCGGAAGACGGCAAGGTAATCGCTTGCGATATTTCCGAGACCTATACCGCAGTTGCCAGGGAGTACTGGGAGAAAGCCGGGGTTGCTCACAAGATCGACCTCGTGCTCGGTCCCGCCATTGCGAGCCTGGAAAAACTTCTCGCTGACGGGCGGGCCGGAGATTTTGATTTTGTTTTCATCGATGCGAACAAGGACGATTACGACAGGTATTATGAACTGGCGCTAAAACTCCTTCACCCCGGTGGGCTGGTGGCTATCGACAACACTCTCTGGGGAGGAGATGTCGCCAACCCCGAAAATCAGAAAGACTCGACCCAGGCGATCCGCGCCCTCGACCGAAAAATCCGGGAGGATGAACGCGTGAGCATGTCCCTCCTTCCCATTGGCGACGGCCTGCTTCTTGCCCGGACTCGGGGGTAGTCGATTTTTTTTGGCGGAAATCCGCGATATTTTTAACATCTTCTTAAATGTTTCCCGGCCAAGCTTCAGATGGAGCCAGGAAGGCTCCGTCCTTAGGGAGACTTGGCATGAAGCCCGCGAATCTTCTCATT encodes the following:
- a CDS encoding ETC complex I subunit, producing MKLHIYAPARTATQSGKAQTGHWVAEFVPERPRSQDPLMGWTSSADTTQQVRLRFPSREEAIAFAEREGYAYVADEVKRPTPRLKSYADNFR
- the cysQ gene encoding 3'(2'),5'-bisphosphate nucleotidase CysQ translates to MSELSADRLQSLAKALLPIVREAGAAIMAHYGRKPDIRTKADQSPVTVADHAANDLITARLATLAPDLPIISEEGPLDSTGMDLAQPFFLIDPLDGTKQFIDEIPEFTVNVALIENRLPRLGVIQLPALEAIYWTAGDGHAWRQLGDEPPQPIHCRKSPEGGATAVVSRSHFDDETRAYLARASATSSVTAGSSLKFCRLAEGTADIYPRFGPTFEWDIAAGHAILLAAGGSLSAWDGGSLSYGKPGFRNPGFVATGL
- a CDS encoding Hsp20/alpha crystallin family protein; amino-acid sequence: MVKRSEQRTLPSRHFMPGFWGHQPFGALRRQMEQLFDEFTPGPGREEEEGGWLAAGPFLPRMDMLEDDDSIEIRMDLPGVDEKDIELSYSDGVLTVRGKTEKETREEGDKEIQKLERVFGAFQRSVLLPADVDVDKSKAELKKGVLTVRLPKTPQAKEKVKQIPVG
- a CDS encoding universal stress protein, with the protein product MSVVLALAIGAKSDRRVIETAAQLAIKLGGVLDVLFVHQDPSRTLPFTAEGLSGAVMEEVQSAVLKENETRQRIARAAFEDIRDSIAKDADLPCDWQEITGEEGEALGHVGLLSDLIVMAQPGQNAVSIGQRANLEAALMDTKRPVVLLPADLQPAKQPHTILVAWNETPESATALTSALPLLEEAKKVVVVTVSNGNRDISPDGPVNYLKRHGIDASPVTLNGERSATEELLLKAISDHGADMLVMGAYSHSRMREFFFGGVTEYMISHAPVPVLIAH
- a CDS encoding class I SAM-dependent methyltransferase yields the protein MSGKTTFLTDRLYDWYRANTIREADSLRALRERTDDIEYSMMQISPEQGQFMGLLMEITGARNTIEVGTYTGYSALAVALALPEDGKVIACDISETYTAVAREYWEKAGVAHKIDLVLGPAIASLEKLLADGRAGDFDFVFIDANKDDYDRYYELALKLLHPGGLVAIDNTLWGGDVANPENQKDSTQAIRALDRKIREDERVSMSLLPIGDGLLLARTRG